The following is a genomic window from Xenopus laevis strain J_2021 chromosome 2L, Xenopus_laevis_v10.1, whole genome shotgun sequence.
GGGTCATTAACTGTGATAAATTAATGCTAAGGTCCTACTGTTTtgtatttacttttaattttgtGGTCATGAGTTTTGGAAGCCCATGCATACTCTCTAATGGCATGCAAGTGAAAGTGATTTGGCTCTATTGCTAGATTTCTTGGAAATAGACCTATGTAAACCAATAATGGCATGCTggggtcctctagtgaccaaacagaggtataaccttttagttaaaaaaaaaaaaaagcccacatGCATGCTTGtaagataaaaaatatagttttattaaacatttttaaaatatcaaaaactccccacatgtttttaatattttaaaaatgatttaataaacaatattttttatcttaCAAGCATGCATGTGGGATTTTTTTGAAGTAAAAAGTGATTTGGCTACCTTGCTACATTTCATTGCACAGTGATTTTTCCATGCATTGCTAGTCGGCAAACAAGTTGTGATCATGGGTGATAACTGGAGATATAGTTTTTATGATTTATagtgatttctaatatttttCTGGGGACCCAACCAAGATAATTGAAAACAGTTTGTTTACAGCCATGCTCTAGCCAGCATTTCATTCTAACCATTTCTTTTAACCATGAAAGTGGCAGGGCCACTATTAAAGTACCATTGCACCAATGGTATAGATTTTACTATATTGGGTTGCACCTTGATCTATGCTGTATCATGCGTTTACTGGCAACGTGCAGTTCTACAAGATCAAGGTGTCCGCAGCATTTAAATGGTTAGGAATCTGGTCAAAAGTGTCCTAAATATGGGGAATGTTCAAGATGTCGTAATTTAAGTAAAAGTTTGAAGTcacttagttaaaaaaaaccattgtattTGTTACAGCCAGTATAAAGGTTTAGCTGGTGTTATTTTCTTTTGGAAAAGTATAACCTGAATAGAAATGAGTTTGATGAAGTCATAAAGAATGTCTGCTATTTAAATAGATTAGTCCAGTCTCTCAACTGTGGGTAGATCAGACTTTGTTTTTAAAGATAGtgtcccatttataataaagacttaAATAATACTGTAAAGGTTGTCATTGACACAGATTTACACAGAATGTAATGTTTTCCAGAATAACTTGCCCTTTAGAGTGGTGTCAACATGGAAGTCAGCCACTCTGTGAAGGAGAGGACCATTTCAGAAAACAGCCTGATCGTACTTCTTCAGGGACTTCATGGTCGCGTCACTACCGTTGAGCTCCGGGATGAAAGCTCAGCTACTGGCACCATTACTAATGTAGATGCCTTCATGAACATTCGCCTGGCAAAGGTCACTTACAGAGACCGCCGAGAGCGAGAGACAGAGCTGGATGACCTTTTCATTACAGGACGCAATGTCCGTTACGTGCATATTCCCGAAGAGGTGGATGTAATCACCACAATTGAAAAACAACTGCAGAAAATTCAAACAGTCCGCGGATTTGGTGGAACAGGAAGGAAAGAGTTTGCTAGAAGAAAGCCCAAGTGAAATAAAAAGACTGTATGCCCAGGGCTCCTTTAGACACTATGGACATGCAGTAGCTGCCATTGAACTGACATGCAAGATAGGACGAACAAAGTCTACTTTGCAAaatatgcaacatattttcttaccAACATTATGTTACTCTTTATAAAGTATAATCGAAATAAGTTAATGCGGGTTTGGATtcattctcacttttttttttgattacagTACGATTGCAATATTTTCTGTTAGCAGGGATATATATTTCTTATGCATAATTTTCTGACTGTaatttgattttcctttttaaatttggTTTGCATTTCAATTACTGACTGtgttttttattgcattacaCTCATGATGGTATGTGCTATGAATAATTGGGTGCCGTCTTTCAAACCTTTTCGTTAGAACATCATACTGATCCGCCAGTCACCtttatatgttgcttaagtgcACAGTAAGAAAACACCAATGCTTCATGGCTAAGCAAGGTGGTTTCAGTTGCCATATACACACACTTTTGAAAGTACAAAGTTTTGGCATTAACCttaatataaatttaattttCAGAACTATATTGaaatttcggaaaaaaaaaaaaaaccctttgtttATTTAGGTCTGTGAAATTCAAGCAGCACCTATCTCTACTGTTTCCCCCACTGCAGTTGTGGGCTGACAGAACATACCCTTCAATGGTCAGTCTCTCTCCCATATGTAATGCCACAAATACCTCCAGAAATAGAAAAGTGCAATTAGTAACACACCACCAACATATTTCGCTTTACAAATTCATATAAGTTGCTAAGGGGGTAGGAGACGCCATTATCCAGGTAGTGTCTTCTGCCAATACAGCCATTGGTCATTTGAGATATTGCATATAAATGGTATATAGATACCATTCATATTCAGTATTTCAAATGGCCAATTGCTGCTCTTAATCACCCACATTTGTAGTTATGTGACTTGTTTGCACTTGTATTAGCCAAAATATAAATTATTGCCTCAAACACAGGTGATTCACATGGGAATGAATGGGAAATTCCAGTAGCACAGCTGCCATCTGCTGGATAACAAAATATGCCTCATGTAGCACTAAAGCAGGACATAGACGTGTCGATTTTATTCTTTGAGCAACTAACGCTCGTTTGTTTCAGTCTAACGAactaccattaaccattcagtttaggaaaaataacaaataagacTATTTGctggccatgaattgacagaGAGCattcgtatgaaagttatgtccgacaaataggaGTGACAGTCACCTATTGATGTTGTCAGCTAGAATGTACATGAAACGATCTTATCGGTAGCTTATATAAATCGACTGACGGAACGACCGATTGTCATGGAACGAAAAAAGTCGGCACACTCCACATGATCTGAAAATCAAACGAATATTTGTTTTGTACGACTGTATCTTCGGCTTTATAATCAGCTTTATTTAAGTGCTTGTGATCCGTAGATCGTAAATGATATGGTACCAGCTGTCAGGGTTGTGAATGGCAACACCATAGAATTTCATGGTTACTCATTGAGCTATGCTACGCCAGCTGTTTACTGGCAGCACATGATATGGCAAGATCTAAGAGCCAAGGGAATAAAAAAAGTCCCCCTTTAACAGTTCATTGAAAACACTCCAACACTTATAGGTTGGAGACACTGAAGCATTGTGCATATTATATCTTCAGCCCATTTTTTCCAATGGAGGCTATACTCACTGCACCACACCAAACCGCCAAAAGCAGCAAGTTGCATCCCATCTACATTCGGTGATGCTGTGCAGTGCCGTGAATACAGCCTCTATTGGGAAAAAATGGACTGCCCATGTTAACTCATGTATTCCCTTACAGGCCAATGCATAAAAAGCCACCACAGGGGATCTCCAGAAAAAGTGCCCATCCATAAGAAGTCTTACCCAACTCCTAATCTGAGTGTCTCTGGAACAGTAAGCCAGATAATCACTTTATGATAGGTAGGATTTAAAATTTTTACACACTAAAGGTAAAGTTGCATTAGCATTTttcagacaataaaaaaaaacaagttattttgttaaccttttgtatgttatagaatggtcaattctaagcaaattggttttcgttatttaatagttttttttaactatttgacaCCTTgttctctttccagc
Proteins encoded in this region:
- the lsm10.L gene encoding U7 snRNA-associated Sm-like protein LSm10; the encoded protein is MEVSHSVKERTISENSLIVLLQGLHGRVTTVELRDESSATGTITNVDAFMNIRLAKVTYRDRRERETELDDLFITGRNVRYVHIPEEVDVITTIEKQLQKIQTVRGFGGTGRKEFARRKPK